A single uncultured Acetobacterium sp. DNA region contains:
- a CDS encoding glycoside-pentoside-hexuronide (GPH):cation symporter: MSQPLKKSVVNLYGLPSFGFQTLVTIEVMFLAAFLTDFVKLPLALVSTILLATSLVDILAVPTAGVILEKSNMKWGKYRSWLLVGPPIAALFYVLEFSQIGGSSTVSAIIIFIGFVISHLVWNTFYAAHISLNNAMTLDRGERISMASNRGMFNALGTLAFTYFGVKAITTIGVGVGNPVLGYTYMAAITGCIMITCNWIYFVLTKDYAFNGCATPAGQKADKMSVGEMLKQIIVNPPLMGLMIVELGRYLGRFIIFGMAFYYFKYVINDLPGMALFMTGLTVVNFFSAMIAAPIAKRLGEKNTYMIALSLLVIGLLIVWIIPLQATAFKIVMLLAYIGYGLPDSLGVAMYSASSDYGEWKTGKNARGFVMSLISFPIKISMFVRSMIIAAVLSSVNYVADMTVTPELIQGIKNGFSLYPAIVIIIGLLLMFKMYSLTPKRMEEMSEEVAARKQATIPEA; encoded by the coding sequence ATGAGCCAACCATTGAAAAAATCAGTTGTCAACCTTTACGGGTTACCGTCATTCGGGTTTCAGACCCTCGTCACCATCGAGGTCATGTTTTTGGCGGCGTTTCTGACCGACTTTGTTAAACTGCCCCTGGCATTGGTCAGTACAATCTTACTGGCCACCAGTCTGGTCGATATTTTAGCAGTTCCTACTGCTGGGGTTATTCTGGAAAAAAGTAATATGAAATGGGGAAAATACCGTTCCTGGTTATTGGTCGGTCCGCCTATTGCAGCATTATTTTATGTGCTTGAGTTTTCCCAAATTGGTGGTTCATCAACAGTTAGTGCCATAATTATATTTATTGGTTTTGTGATTAGCCATTTGGTTTGGAATACCTTTTATGCCGCCCATATTTCATTGAATAATGCGATGACATTGGATCGTGGCGAACGAATTTCGATGGCCAGCAACAGAGGGATGTTCAATGCCCTGGGAACCCTGGCATTTACTTACTTTGGCGTAAAAGCGATAACCACCATTGGTGTGGGCGTTGGCAACCCAGTGTTAGGCTATACCTACATGGCAGCTATTACAGGTTGTATTATGATTACCTGTAACTGGATCTATTTTGTTCTCACCAAAGACTATGCGTTTAATGGATGTGCAACACCAGCTGGACAAAAAGCTGACAAGATGTCAGTCGGTGAAATGCTCAAACAGATTATTGTCAACCCACCATTAATGGGATTGATGATTGTAGAACTGGGTCGATACCTGGGTCGCTTCATCATTTTTGGGATGGCATTCTATTACTTTAAATATGTTATCAATGATTTACCAGGTATGGCATTATTTATGACTGGATTAACCGTCGTCAACTTCTTTTCAGCAATGATTGCAGCACCGATTGCCAAACGTCTGGGTGAAAAAAATACCTATATGATCGCTCTGAGTCTATTAGTTATTGGTTTGTTAATCGTCTGGATTATCCCACTTCAGGCTACCGCTTTTAAAATTGTTATGTTACTGGCCTACATCGGTTATGGTTTGCCAGATTCGTTGGGTGTGGCGATGTACTCCGCTTCCAGTGATTATGGTGAATGGAAAACTGGGAAAAATGCCCGCGGTTTCGTTATGTCACTGATCAGTTTCCCAATCAAAATTTCTATGTTCGTTCGGTCAATGATCATTGCTGCTGTACTCAGCTCCGTAAATTATGTTGCTGATATGACCGTGACACCAGAACTGATCCAGGGTATCAAAAACGGATTTTCACTGTATCCAGCCATTGTAATTATCATTGGTTTACTGTTAATGTTCAAAATGTACTCTTTAACACCTAAACGAATGGAAGAAATGAGTGAGGAAGTAGCAGCAAGAAAACAAGCAACAATTCCCGAAGCATAA
- a CDS encoding 3-hydroxyacyl-CoA dehydrogenase NAD-binding domain-containing protein → MTVKKSRLKRRIRMSDCYKIGIVGAGNMGSSIAQQMAAQGLDVTLVDLNEAQVEQGIESITNKLQQAVDRNVITSYKMQDTLKRIKGSTAYEDLEDLDLIIEAIFEDKRSKGELFRMLDGICDPKTILATNTASLNVHELASWTFRPEKVIGMHYFFHPAKNSLLEVIPHEGTSEETLKTALLIGKRYAKTNIIVKDYSGFCVNRLFITFCISAVRVLEQKIANIPTIEAACKKAFGIKTGPFELMNTINMPITAHAARALGIELGSIYTTPQLLNIQIETHESFDLSGEVDGTKIRTVMDYMYGALLGVACQLVDEGVASIEDTDLGAKTGLAWEYGAFEIMNKLGIKKVYECVNAMSNQFPDFKMPKLLLTHYVTEEPFECNYTKPEVAENIA, encoded by the coding sequence ATGACCGTCAAAAAAAGCAGGTTAAAAAGGAGGATAAGGATGAGCGACTGTTACAAAATCGGAATTGTCGGTGCCGGTAATATGGGGAGTAGTATCGCTCAGCAGATGGCAGCGCAAGGTCTAGATGTGACATTGGTTGATTTAAATGAGGCTCAAGTTGAACAAGGAATTGAAAGCATTACCAATAAGCTGCAGCAAGCAGTTGATCGAAACGTTATTACGTCTTATAAAATGCAGGATACCTTAAAAAGAATTAAAGGTTCAACAGCTTACGAAGATCTTGAAGATCTGGATTTGATTATCGAAGCAATTTTTGAAGACAAAAGATCGAAGGGTGAACTGTTCAGAATGCTGGACGGAATATGCGATCCCAAAACCATTCTGGCAACGAATACAGCAAGCCTGAACGTACACGAATTAGCATCATGGACATTTCGTCCCGAAAAGGTTATTGGGATGCATTATTTCTTTCATCCCGCCAAGAACAGTCTGCTTGAAGTCATTCCTCATGAGGGAACAAGCGAAGAAACACTGAAGACTGCATTACTGATCGGAAAGCGATATGCAAAGACAAATATTATTGTAAAGGATTACTCCGGTTTTTGTGTAAATCGATTGTTCATTACATTCTGTATATCCGCAGTGCGTGTTCTTGAACAGAAAATTGCAAATATTCCGACGATTGAAGCAGCATGTAAAAAAGCATTTGGGATCAAAACGGGACCTTTTGAGTTGATGAATACCATCAATATGCCTATTACAGCACATGCAGCAAGAGCATTAGGCATTGAACTTGGTAGTATTTATACGACACCCCAATTGCTCAATATCCAAATTGAGACTCATGAAAGCTTTGATTTAAGTGGTGAAGTGGACGGGACGAAAATTCGAACAGTTATGGATTATATGTATGGCGCATTATTGGGCGTGGCCTGTCAACTTGTTGATGAAGGAGTGGCTTCCATTGAGGATACAGATTTAGGCGCAAAAACCGGATTGGCATGGGAATATGGCGCATTCGAAATCATGAACAAGCTTGGAATTAAAAAAGTGTATGAATGTGTGAATGCAATGAGTAATCAATTTCCCGACTTTAAAATGCCGAAGTTATTGCTTACACATTATGTGACAGAAGAGCCATTTGAATGCAACTATACTAAACCTGAAGTAGCAGAAAATATCGCCTGA
- a CDS encoding MFS transporter, with product MSKFSISEVMDSLGVNKFTWQIFFMLGIAMVFDGYDYMIVSYTMPQIAAEWGLSAIAKGSLSSWSLIGLIIGGALAGIISDKVGRRKTLVFAIAMYSLMNIPIYFSINFEMFAIFRVLAGIGLGACIPVVTTTYSESTPTNKRAIFITFGMAWMIVGWVLAGLVATAVVPVYGWRLCYLIGGIPLVYAIFLYIKMPESAYWLANKGYREKAVKALQNIERVATGKMTNWDPEALVVPKPPKKSGPKALFSKQYIRITAGIWIMYFCGCFIVYGINAWLPSLMLEKGLTLTSAYGLAIAQNAAAIIANCSTGFVAEAVGRKKNLILSFGVAAVSVIIMASIGGGFGSILAACIFLGFAVNYSITAIQPLMAEAYPTEFRNTGVSWCHAFGRIGGASAPIVAGIIIGMGQGYAVSFYFYVIPAMIGLLAAVFLVKTETKGKSLDELAEVN from the coding sequence ATGAGTAAATTTAGTATTTCTGAAGTTATGGATTCCCTAGGTGTTAATAAATTCACCTGGCAGATATTCTTCATGCTGGGCATAGCGATGGTGTTTGATGGCTATGACTATATGATTGTATCCTACACAATGCCCCAGATCGCAGCAGAATGGGGATTAAGCGCTATTGCAAAAGGGAGCCTATCGTCATGGAGCTTGATCGGTTTGATTATTGGCGGTGCTCTGGCAGGGATTATCTCGGACAAAGTAGGCAGAAGAAAAACATTAGTGTTTGCCATTGCAATGTACTCCCTCATGAATATCCCGATTTATTTTTCGATCAACTTTGAAATGTTTGCCATTTTCCGAGTACTGGCAGGGATCGGATTGGGAGCCTGTATTCCCGTTGTCACCACCACCTATTCTGAATCAACGCCGACTAACAAACGAGCTATTTTTATTACATTCGGAATGGCCTGGATGATTGTCGGCTGGGTACTGGCCGGACTGGTTGCCACTGCCGTTGTACCTGTCTATGGCTGGCGACTTTGTTACCTAATTGGGGGAATTCCGCTAGTATATGCGATTTTCCTGTACATAAAAATGCCGGAATCAGCTTATTGGCTGGCAAATAAAGGATACCGGGAAAAAGCCGTAAAAGCGCTTCAGAATATTGAACGTGTCGCAACCGGAAAAATGACGAATTGGGATCCTGAGGCGTTAGTTGTCCCGAAACCGCCTAAAAAATCGGGTCCGAAAGCACTTTTTTCCAAACAGTATATTCGGATTACCGCCGGTATCTGGATCATGTATTTTTGTGGCTGCTTTATCGTTTACGGTATCAATGCCTGGTTGCCTTCATTAATGCTGGAAAAGGGTTTAACCCTGACTTCCGCTTATGGACTGGCGATCGCTCAAAATGCAGCAGCGATTATCGCAAACTGTTCAACCGGTTTTGTAGCTGAAGCAGTCGGTCGAAAAAAGAATCTGATTCTTTCATTTGGCGTGGCGGCGGTTTCGGTTATTATCATGGCTTCCATCGGCGGTGGTTTTGGTTCGATTCTAGCGGCGTGTATTTTTCTGGGTTTTGCTGTAAACTATTCGATCACAGCCATCCAGCCGCTGATGGCCGAAGCTTATCCAACTGAATTCCGAAATACCGGAGTATCCTGGTGCCATGCATTTGGACGAATCGGTGGAGCGAGTGCACCGATCGTCGCCGGAATCATCATCGGGATGGGGCAAGGTTATGCCGTATCATTTTACTTTTACGTGATTCCGGCAATGATCGGTTTATTGGCTGCGGTGTTCCTGGTAAAAACAGAAACTAAAGGGAAATCTCTGGATGAACTTGCCGAAGTAAATTGA
- a CDS encoding 3-hydroxyacyl-CoA dehydrogenase NAD-binding domain-containing protein translates to MSNGYKIGIVGAGNMGGGIAQKMAQEGLDVTLVDMNDAQVERGIGIITNMLQQAVERKVITADKMEETLKRIKGTTSYEDLADMDLIVEAIFEDKKIKGELFKKLDAICDPKTIFATNTSSLYVHELAAWTNRPEKVVGMHYFFHPAKNRLLEVIPHEGTSEETLNMALLIGKLHAKTNIIVKDSPGFCVNRIFIPFYVSAVRVLEQGIANIPTIEAACKKAFGIGMGPFELMNVTGIPIAVHSAKTLEDELGNFYAAPQRLIDQVESKELFDLSGDVDESKIQEVTDFLFGASLGVACQLVDEGIASIEDTDRGAKIGLAWKFGPFEIMNKLGIAKVYEVVDAMCKRYPDFKMPELLVKQNESGKPFEFKYVELEVKEDIAYITINRPEAMNALNETVVNQLEKKFDEAESNEAVKAIAIVGAGKAFIAGADIKFFIENMENKTLDRTVEFTRKGHELLRRFETSAKPTIAVVDGLSLGGGSELALACQYIVATEAGSFGFPETGIGIYPGLGGMIRMERLVGKDLAKYYVFTGKSISAEKALQMGMITELTTIDQLEATIKKVAAQEKRDKYQGHIDADGFENETAIFAGDNLEKIMDGIVPDGVDADFANTTIKIISKKAPLALIVANELMEAQSKVSIDEAITMELGRLIEMFTTEDAWAGLTAPPGKAPAYKRA, encoded by the coding sequence ATGAGCAACGGTTACAAAATTGGTATTGTTGGTGCAGGAAATATGGGTGGTGGTATCGCTCAGAAGATGGCGCAAGAAGGTTTGGATGTAACATTGGTTGATATGAATGATGCTCAAGTTGAACGAGGCATTGGGATCATTACCAACATGTTACAACAAGCTGTCGAACGAAAAGTTATTACCGCTGATAAAATGGAGGAAACCTTAAAGAGAATTAAAGGAACAACCTCTTACGAAGATCTTGCAGATATGGATTTGATTGTTGAAGCAATTTTTGAAGACAAGAAAATAAAGGGTGAACTGTTCAAAAAGCTGGATGCAATTTGTGATCCCAAAACAATTTTTGCAACCAATACCTCAAGCTTGTATGTACACGAACTGGCCGCATGGACTAATCGACCAGAAAAAGTAGTTGGTATGCATTACTTCTTTCACCCAGCCAAAAACAGACTGCTGGAAGTAATTCCACATGAAGGAACGAGTGAAGAAACCCTGAATATGGCATTACTGATCGGGAAACTACATGCAAAAACAAACATCATTGTAAAGGATTCACCTGGCTTTTGTGTAAATCGAATCTTCATTCCTTTCTATGTATCAGCAGTACGGGTTCTGGAACAGGGAATTGCGAATATCCCCACCATTGAAGCAGCTTGCAAAAAAGCATTTGGAATTGGCATGGGACCATTTGAATTGATGAACGTGACTGGTATTCCGATTGCAGTTCATTCGGCTAAAACACTGGAAGACGAACTTGGTAATTTCTATGCAGCACCACAACGTCTGATAGACCAAGTTGAATCCAAAGAACTGTTCGACTTAAGCGGTGACGTAGATGAATCAAAAATTCAAGAAGTAACCGACTTTCTTTTCGGCGCTTCATTAGGGGTAGCTTGCCAACTGGTAGATGAAGGTATTGCTTCAATCGAGGATACCGACCGTGGTGCCAAAATTGGTCTAGCCTGGAAATTCGGACCATTCGAAATCATGAACAAGCTTGGCATTGCCAAAGTATATGAAGTTGTTGACGCAATGTGTAAGCGTTATCCTGACTTTAAAATGCCGGAATTACTAGTTAAACAAAACGAAAGCGGAAAACCATTTGAATTCAAATATGTAGAACTTGAAGTCAAAGAGGATATTGCTTACATCACCATTAACCGTCCAGAAGCCATGAATGCCCTGAATGAAACGGTTGTCAATCAACTGGAAAAGAAGTTTGATGAAGCAGAAAGCAACGAAGCGGTTAAAGCCATTGCCATCGTTGGCGCTGGAAAAGCTTTTATTGCCGGAGCAGACATCAAATTCTTTATCGAAAACATGGAAAATAAAACTCTGGATCGGACCGTTGAATTTACCCGCAAAGGTCACGAATTACTGAGACGATTTGAAACGTCAGCTAAACCAACAATTGCGGTTGTTGATGGTCTGTCACTTGGCGGTGGAAGTGAATTAGCGTTGGCATGTCAGTATATCGTTGCTACCGAAGCAGGTTCCTTCGGATTCCCAGAAACCGGAATCGGCATCTATCCAGGTTTAGGCGGCATGATCCGAATGGAAAGACTGGTTGGAAAAGATCTGGCTAAATACTATGTTTTCACCGGTAAATCAATCAGCGCCGAAAAAGCTCTGCAGATGGGAATGATAACCGAACTGACCACCATCGATCAACTAGAAGCAACCATTAAGAAAGTTGCTGCTCAAGAGAAACGTGACAAGTACCAGGGTCATATCGATGCTGATGGGTTTGAAAATGAAACAGCTATCTTTGCCGGCGATAATTTGGAAAAAATCATGGACGGTATCGTACCAGATGGCGTTGATGCAGATTTTGCCAACACAACAATTAAAATTATCAGTAAAAAAGCACCGCTGGCTCTGATTGTTGCAAATGAGCTGATGGAAGCTCAATCAAAGGTTTCAATCGATGAAGCGATCACAATGGAATTAGGACGCCTGATCGAAATGTTTACAACCGAAGATGCATGGGCAGGTTTGACAGCACCTCCGGGAAAAGCACCAGCGTATAAAAGAGCATAA
- a CDS encoding thiolase family protein: MFKNAYIPYGGYYSTPFCKWQGSLQNENSIKLAADTSKRFFEAKGLDLQMIEFLYLGHTIIQPGSFFGASWAANEMGLNIPGMAVSHACATSTNTIYSAALAVETGNLSTAYCMMFDKISNAPHIVWPNPQGPGGEVLSENVNMDNINRDPSTGFGMLTTAENVAKEGGFTRAEADEVTLMRYEQYADALANDRAFQKKYMFPIELKSRKSTLVISEDEGVTQTTKEGLERLRAVAEGGIHTFGSQTHPADGNTGMIITTKQKAAELSTEKIPVQVISYGFNRTKKAFMPAAPAGAVQMALDNAGIGVNDLVAIKNHSPFIANDLHLAKALGIEQSRINNYGTSLVFGHPQGPTIARLLMEGIEEAVIKGGGYVLACGCAAGDSAAAIIVKVG, translated from the coding sequence ATGTTTAAAAATGCATATATTCCTTATGGCGGATATTATAGTACACCATTCTGTAAATGGCAGGGAAGTCTTCAGAATGAAAATTCGATTAAGTTAGCGGCGGATACAAGTAAACGGTTTTTCGAAGCAAAGGGTTTAGATTTACAGATGATTGAATTCCTTTATCTTGGACATACCATTATCCAGCCAGGATCGTTCTTTGGGGCATCCTGGGCAGCGAACGAAATGGGATTAAACATTCCGGGAATGGCAGTTTCCCACGCATGTGCGACATCAACAAATACTATTTACTCAGCTGCATTAGCGGTTGAAACCGGCAACCTGTCAACTGCTTATTGTATGATGTTTGACAAAATTTCAAATGCACCCCATATTGTTTGGCCAAATCCTCAGGGCCCAGGCGGCGAAGTGTTGTCAGAAAATGTCAACATGGACAATATCAACCGTGATCCATCAACTGGCTTTGGGATGCTGACAACAGCAGAAAATGTTGCCAAAGAAGGCGGCTTCACCAGAGCAGAAGCTGATGAAGTAACCTTAATGCGCTATGAACAATATGCGGATGCCCTGGCAAATGACCGCGCCTTCCAGAAAAAATACATGTTCCCCATCGAACTGAAATCAAGAAAAAGCACTTTGGTCATCAGCGAAGATGAGGGCGTTACCCAAACAACAAAAGAAGGTCTAGAAAGACTTCGAGCTGTAGCAGAAGGTGGCATTCATACCTTTGGTTCCCAAACTCATCCAGCGGACGGGAATACTGGTATGATTATTACCACCAAGCAAAAAGCAGCGGAATTAAGCACTGAAAAAATACCGGTTCAAGTTATTTCCTATGGCTTTAATCGGACTAAAAAAGCTTTCATGCCAGCAGCACCGGCTGGAGCCGTACAAATGGCACTTGACAATGCCGGCATTGGCGTAAATGATTTGGTAGCAATCAAAAACCATAGTCCGTTTATTGCGAATGACCTTCATTTAGCAAAAGCACTGGGGATTGAACAATCACGGATCAACAATTATGGAACATCATTAGTATTTGGACATCCTCAAGGACCAACAATCGCCAGATTACTGATGGAAGGCATCGAAGAAGCCGTTATCAAAGGCGGCGGTTATGTCTTAGCCTGTGGATGTGCAGCTGGTGACTCAGCAGCTGCTATTATCGTAAAAGTAGGCTAA
- a CDS encoding sodium:solute symporter family protein, whose protein sequence is MNIPLIIVIVYMLMIIGIAYYSTKLTKTSTSKDYLLAGQRLPWYLIAVMVTGNAVGGSSTVGVAQNAYTSGISAGWYTGAWAAGAVVFGLFISAKVRKLNINTVSEIFLKSFGKVNGTIAIIIQVIILFGINALQIVAGGALLSTLLPEFFNFTSGMIASTIVYILVSFIGGLLGASMANLVNVIVIYLGLIVAVIAATTQMGGVSTVIAAIPPGDQWTNLISGMGPGVLLGWVITMIINTPANQTLYQPTLGAIDEKHAKKGMLSAAVLIFPIGFVAAALGILAAIQFPGLENSAMALPALTITLNPVIAGMVFAGLWAADVSTAIALLLGISSIVTKNIIVGLIYKDLPDKKQLIISKVVLVLSALMGLFVAMNISGIISFLMQLLTLYTPYTLLIFAILYAPKILRKSTCFLTVLSAMIVMAVWIAMPQSHVVSQAVYLCLPISALVMALTTIFDKRTVDLSVLYAADPQKSN, encoded by the coding sequence GTGAATATACCCTTGATTATCGTTATTGTGTATATGTTAATGATTATTGGAATTGCATACTACTCAACTAAGCTCACAAAAACATCCACTAGTAAAGATTATTTACTGGCCGGACAAAGACTACCCTGGTACCTGATTGCCGTGATGGTAACCGGTAATGCAGTCGGTGGCTCAAGTACCGTTGGCGTTGCGCAAAATGCCTACACTAGCGGAATCTCAGCAGGCTGGTACACCGGAGCCTGGGCTGCAGGTGCCGTGGTCTTTGGCCTTTTCATTTCAGCAAAAGTCAGAAAGTTAAACATCAATACCGTTAGTGAAATATTTCTGAAGTCCTTTGGGAAAGTTAACGGTACCATCGCAATCATTATCCAGGTTATCATTCTGTTTGGGATCAATGCCCTCCAGATCGTTGCCGGTGGGGCTTTACTGAGTACCCTTTTGCCGGAATTCTTTAACTTTACCAGCGGAATGATTGCATCTACCATTGTCTATATTTTGGTCTCGTTTATTGGCGGATTGCTGGGAGCCAGTATGGCCAATCTGGTCAATGTCATTGTCATCTATTTGGGGCTCATTGTCGCGGTTATCGCAGCAACTACCCAAATGGGTGGCGTCAGTACGGTAATAGCGGCGATACCACCGGGAGATCAGTGGACAAATTTGATCAGTGGGATGGGACCAGGGGTTCTGCTTGGTTGGGTGATCACGATGATTATCAATACGCCGGCGAACCAAACCCTCTATCAACCGACACTGGGTGCCATTGACGAAAAACATGCCAAAAAAGGGATGTTGTCCGCAGCAGTGCTAATTTTTCCGATTGGCTTTGTCGCTGCAGCATTGGGTATTCTAGCAGCCATTCAGTTCCCAGGTCTGGAAAACAGCGCCATGGCGCTACCGGCATTAACGATAACCTTAAATCCAGTTATTGCCGGAATGGTATTTGCCGGTCTTTGGGCGGCGGATGTCTCAACGGCCATTGCCTTATTATTGGGAATATCTTCCATCGTCACGAAGAATATCATTGTTGGTTTGATCTACAAAGATCTGCCCGATAAAAAACAACTGATCATTTCGAAGGTTGTGCTTGTTCTTTCAGCTTTAATGGGACTCTTTGTGGCAATGAACATCAGCGGAATCATCAGTTTCCTGATGCAGCTGCTGACACTTTACACCCCATATACCTTACTGATCTTTGCAATTTTATACGCGCCTAAGATTTTAAGAAAAAGCACCTGCTTTCTGACAGTTCTTTCCGCTATGATTGTAATGGCCGTCTGGATAGCAATGCCACAATCACATGTCGTCAGCCAGGCTGTCTATTTATGCTTGCCGATATCAGCGTTGGTAATGGCTCTGACAACAATCTTCGATAAACGGACGGTGGATTTATCTGTGCTCTATGCAGCAGACCCCCAAAAAAGTAATTAA
- a CDS encoding CaiB/BaiF CoA-transferase family protein has protein sequence MSSQENVFSGIKVVELATYVAAPCAGRYFADLGASVVKIEGFGGDPLRTTAPSEGRPSDPYEDTTWDLENAGKKGVALNLKDQAGKDVLFKMLDESDIFITNWRTDALLRAGLDYETIKVRYPKLIYAHLTGYGELGPDKDLPGFDFTAFFARGGWLGTLYEKGSDPMNLVAGLGDHQAGLYLSAGIMSSLYKAEKTGQGEKVTVSLYHCAIYALGLLVQSAQYGNRYPINKREMLNPFMNAFKTSDERLIQLAMPPYNVFFPKFMEIIGKPELKDDPAYCHFETLGDNSKHIYDLVNDYMKTKTVAEHKEIFVKEDIPFAIAQLWEEILEDEQAWANDFLCSLKYDNGNTRTLLRQPIKFKEMGLPEYTRGPYIGEHSHEVLKELGYSDEKISELKENKIFVEWDDIKKK, from the coding sequence ATGAGTTCGCAAGAAAATGTATTTAGTGGAATAAAGGTTGTGGAGTTGGCAACCTATGTAGCGGCCCCATGTGCGGGGAGATATTTTGCAGATTTAGGTGCCAGCGTGGTAAAAATCGAAGGATTTGGCGGCGATCCGTTGAGAACCACCGCACCAAGTGAGGGTCGACCATCTGACCCTTATGAGGATACCACCTGGGATCTGGAAAATGCCGGTAAAAAAGGCGTTGCCCTGAATTTAAAAGACCAGGCCGGAAAAGATGTCCTTTTCAAAATGTTGGATGAATCAGATATTTTCATTACCAACTGGCGTACAGACGCACTATTAAGAGCAGGACTTGATTATGAGACGATCAAAGTCCGTTATCCAAAACTTATTTACGCCCATCTGACCGGATATGGCGAACTGGGACCCGACAAAGATTTACCTGGATTTGACTTCACCGCGTTTTTTGCCAGAGGCGGATGGCTGGGCACCTTATATGAAAAGGGCTCGGACCCAATGAATTTAGTCGCTGGTCTTGGCGATCATCAGGCGGGGCTTTATCTGTCAGCAGGGATTATGTCATCGCTTTACAAAGCAGAAAAAACTGGCCAGGGTGAAAAGGTAACTGTCAGCCTGTACCACTGTGCAATTTACGCCCTTGGTTTACTGGTTCAATCGGCGCAGTATGGTAACCGCTATCCGATCAATAAAAGAGAGATGCTGAATCCCTTTATGAATGCATTCAAAACCAGTGATGAAAGATTAATCCAGCTGGCGATGCCACCATACAATGTCTTCTTTCCAAAATTTATGGAAATAATTGGGAAGCCAGAGTTAAAGGATGATCCAGCATACTGTCATTTTGAAACCTTGGGTGACAATTCAAAACATATTTATGATCTGGTTAATGATTACATGAAAACAAAAACAGTGGCTGAACATAAGGAAATATTTGTAAAAGAAGACATTCCTTTTGCTATTGCCCAACTTTGGGAAGAAATTCTGGAAGACGAGCAAGCCTGGGCAAATGATTTCCTTTGTTCACTGAAATATGATAATGGTAATACCCGAACATTATTGCGTCAGCCCATCAAATTCAAAGAAATGGGGCTGCCAGAATATACCAGAGGACCCTATATCGGCGAGCATAGCCATGAAGTGTTGAAGGAATTAGGCTATAGTGATGAAAAAATCAGCGAATTGAAGGAAAATAAAATTTTCGTTGAATGGGATGATATTAAAAAAAAGTAA
- a CDS encoding TetR/AcrR family transcriptional regulator: protein MVKEKQLLKRKAIMDAVLQLMEEYEFDSLTVRMICDTANISTGTFYHYFADKNALIHEILGEIDNYLEEQAVDILTNDNEYENLLEYGRIVMRQITSTGHVIAGLISAIPLPNTPEGTDEEWERMFFSIPLKIIEKGQAKNQFISKMSAKEITDMYIIFIRGFALDWSRRNGSYDLQEKFNQYNMHFLRFIKKCNMV, encoded by the coding sequence TTGGTTAAAGAAAAACAACTTTTAAAGAGAAAAGCAATTATGGATGCAGTTCTGCAATTGATGGAGGAGTATGAGTTTGATTCCTTAACGGTCAGAATGATCTGTGATACGGCAAACATTTCGACCGGAACCTTCTATCATTATTTTGCCGACAAGAACGCTCTGATCCATGAAATTCTAGGTGAAATTGATAATTATCTGGAAGAACAGGCTGTCGACATACTGACAAATGACAATGAATATGAAAATTTGCTCGAGTATGGTCGGATTGTGATGCGGCAAATAACCAGTACCGGTCATGTTATTGCCGGTTTGATCAGCGCGATACCATTGCCTAACACCCCGGAAGGAACCGATGAAGAGTGGGAGAGAATGTTCTTCAGCATCCCACTGAAAATAATTGAAAAAGGCCAGGCGAAGAATCAGTTTATTTCGAAAATGAGCGCAAAAGAAATAACCGATATGTACATTATTTTTATTCGTGGTTTTGCTCTTGATTGGTCAAGAAGAAATGGCAGCTATGATTTACAAGAAAAATTCAATCAGTACAATATGCACTTTCTGCGATTTATAAAAAAATGTAACATGGTTTGA